A region from the Methanobacterium sp. genome encodes:
- a CDS encoding Rpp14/Pop5 family protein — protein MKLKILPPTLRTKKRYIAFEAISPVPLKREDVISMVWESSLNFYGECKTSKFDLWIMRIWNFGSSNDKNIIKGIIQCNREEIKSVRTSISLINKFKGKPVVFHTLGISGTIKAAIKKYIKLEDKHK, from the coding sequence ATGAAACTCAAAATACTTCCTCCAACTCTTAGAACTAAAAAACGGTACATTGCATTTGAAGCTATATCCCCAGTGCCGTTAAAAAGGGAGGATGTAATTTCAATGGTATGGGAATCATCATTAAACTTTTATGGAGAATGCAAAACCAGTAAATTCGATTTATGGATTATGAGAATCTGGAATTTTGGATCATCAAATGATAAAAATATTATTAAAGGAATTATTCAATGCAATAGAGAAGAAATAAAATCAGTTAGAACATCTATTTCACTTATAAATAAATTTAAAGGTAAACCCGTTGTCTTCCATACCCTTGGTATTTCTGGGACTATTAAAGCAGCAATAAAAAAGTATATTAAACTAGAAGACAAACATAAATAA